One region of Streptomyces leeuwenhoekii genomic DNA includes:
- a CDS encoding iron chaperone: MKHTQSSAGSTGTVTEPYDGFTAEEREAMKERAKELKATRRSPRGAKADTESEVLAKIAEMPEADRVLAERVHALVRSVAPELTPKLWYGMPAYARNGKVLCHFQSAQKFKTRYATLGFSDQAALDDGAVWPVAYALKELTPAAEERIGALIAKAVAQN, translated from the coding sequence ATGAAGCACACGCAGTCGTCCGCCGGGAGCACCGGCACGGTCACCGAGCCGTACGACGGGTTCACGGCCGAGGAGCGGGAGGCGATGAAGGAGCGCGCCAAGGAGCTGAAGGCCACTCGCCGCAGCCCGCGCGGCGCCAAGGCGGACACCGAGAGCGAGGTACTGGCAAAGATCGCCGAGATGCCCGAGGCGGACCGGGTCCTCGCCGAGCGGGTCCACGCCCTCGTCAGGTCCGTCGCCCCGGAACTCACGCCGAAGCTCTGGTACGGGATGCCCGCGTACGCCCGCAACGGCAAGGTCCTCTGCCACTTCCAGAGCGCGCAGAAGTTCAAGACGCGGTACGCCACGCTCGGCTTCAGCGACCAGGCGGCGCTCGACGACGGCGCCGTGTGGCCGGTCGCCTACGCCCTGAAGGAGCTGACCCCCGCCGCCGAGGAGCGCATCGGCGCGCTCATCGCGAAGGCGGTGGCACAGAACTGA
- a CDS encoding VOC family protein has protein sequence MDITIHTSFLPHVDPEASLAFYRDILGFEVRNDVGQGTMRWITVGPAGQPDTSILLAPPAADPGITEDERRTITEMMAKGTYGWILLATPDLDETFDKVQAADAEVVQEPTEQPYGIRDCAFRDPAGNLIRIQELR, from the coding sequence ATGGACATCACCATTCACACCAGCTTCCTCCCCCATGTCGACCCGGAGGCGTCGCTGGCCTTCTACCGCGACATCCTCGGCTTCGAGGTCCGCAACGACGTCGGGCAGGGCACGATGCGCTGGATCACGGTCGGCCCCGCCGGCCAGCCCGACACCTCCATCCTGCTGGCGCCGCCGGCCGCCGACCCCGGGATCACCGAGGACGAGCGCCGCACCATCACCGAGATGATGGCCAAGGGCACCTACGGCTGGATCCTGCTGGCCACCCCCGACCTCGACGAGACGTTCGACAAGGTGCAGGCGGCCGACGCCGAGGTCGTCCAGGAGCCGACCGAGCAGCCGTACGGCATCCGCGACTGCGCCTTCCGCGACCCCGCGGGCAACCTGATCCGCATCCAGGAACTCCGCTGA
- a CDS encoding ABC transporter permease: protein MSTLDLAAPDRRGRLYWLLSDCWNIVRRGLTHYRRQPVNIAWQLGFPILSVLLYGYVFGSAMTVPGGGDYKDFLMPGMFAMTMAFGFINTATLVVYDSTKGVIDRFRSMPMAASAVVAGRGLTDLLVACAELAIMMLTALAMGWRPDGGWEFLAAFGLLLWLRFALIWVGVWLGLLVPNPEAAGGLFAVAFPLTMISSIFVAPQLMPDWLGWVAAWNPLSSTAAATRDLFGTPVGGGESWVEQHALLMAGVWPLALTVIFLPLAVRRFRRLSR from the coding sequence ATGAGCACCCTGGACCTGGCGGCACCGGACCGCCGCGGCCGGCTGTACTGGCTGCTCTCCGACTGCTGGAACATCGTCCGGCGCGGCCTGACCCACTACCGGCGCCAGCCCGTCAACATCGCCTGGCAGCTCGGCTTCCCGATCCTGTCGGTGCTGCTGTACGGCTATGTCTTCGGCAGCGCGATGACGGTGCCCGGGGGCGGGGACTACAAGGACTTCCTGATGCCGGGCATGTTCGCGATGACGATGGCCTTCGGTTTCATCAACACCGCGACGCTGGTGGTGTACGACTCCACCAAGGGGGTCATCGACCGGTTCCGTTCCATGCCGATGGCCGCCTCCGCGGTGGTCGCCGGACGCGGGCTGACCGATCTCCTGGTCGCCTGCGCCGAGTTGGCCATCATGATGCTGACGGCGCTGGCCATGGGCTGGCGGCCGGACGGGGGCTGGGAGTTCCTGGCCGCGTTCGGGCTGCTGCTGTGGCTCCGCTTCGCGCTGATCTGGGTCGGGGTGTGGCTCGGGCTGCTCGTACCCAACCCGGAGGCGGCGGGCGGCCTGTTCGCGGTCGCCTTCCCGCTGACGATGATCTCCAGCATCTTCGTCGCCCCGCAGCTCATGCCCGACTGGCTCGGCTGGGTGGCGGCCTGGAACCCCCTCTCCTCCACGGCCGCGGCCACCCGCGACCTGTTCGGCACACCGGTCGGCGGCGGCGAGTCATGGGTAGAGCAGCACGCGCTGCTGATGGCCGGCGTGTGGCCGCTGGCGCTGACGGTGATCTTCCTGCCGCTGGCGGTACGGAGATTCCGGCGCCTGAGCCGCTGA
- the serC gene encoding phosphoserine transaminase — MAEIQIPADIKPADGRFGAGPSKVRTEALQALAATGTSLMGTSHRQAPVKNLVGSVREGIRELFQLPDGYEVILGNGGSTAFWDIATHGLIENKSQHLSFGEFSSKFAKAAKLAPWLAEPTVVAADPGTHPEARAEAGVDVYAFTHNETSTGVAMPIKRVAGADEGALVLVDATSGAGGLPVDIAETDVYYFAPQKSFASDGGLWIGVFSPAAIERAERIHASGRHVPEFFSLPTAIDNSRKNQTYNTPALATLFLLDQQLKWLNGQGGLDWAVRRTATSARTLYGWAEDVKFASPFVADPAKRSQVIGTIDFTDEVDAAAVAKVLRANGIVDTEPYRKLGRNQLRVAMFPAIDPADVEALTKCVDYVIEKL, encoded by the coding sequence GTGGCTGAGATCCAGATTCCTGCTGACATCAAGCCCGCGGACGGTCGATTCGGCGCGGGTCCCTCCAAGGTGCGGACGGAAGCGCTGCAGGCGCTGGCCGCCACCGGCACGTCCCTGATGGGCACCTCCCACCGCCAGGCCCCGGTCAAGAACCTGGTCGGCAGCGTGCGCGAGGGCATCCGCGAGCTGTTCCAGCTCCCCGACGGCTACGAGGTGATCCTCGGCAACGGCGGCTCCACCGCGTTCTGGGACATCGCGACCCACGGCCTGATCGAGAACAAGTCGCAGCACCTCAGCTTCGGCGAGTTCAGCTCGAAGTTCGCCAAGGCCGCCAAGCTGGCGCCGTGGCTGGCCGAGCCCACCGTCGTCGCCGCCGACCCGGGCACCCACCCCGAGGCGCGGGCCGAGGCGGGCGTGGACGTGTACGCGTTCACCCACAACGAGACCTCCACCGGCGTCGCCATGCCGATCAAGCGCGTGGCCGGCGCCGACGAGGGCGCTCTGGTCCTGGTCGACGCCACCTCGGGCGCCGGCGGTCTGCCGGTCGACATCGCCGAGACCGACGTCTACTACTTCGCCCCGCAGAAGTCCTTCGCCTCCGACGGCGGGCTGTGGATCGGCGTGTTCTCCCCGGCCGCGATCGAGCGCGCCGAGCGGATCCACGCCTCCGGCCGCCATGTCCCGGAGTTCTTCTCGCTCCCCACCGCGATCGACAACTCGCGCAAGAACCAGACGTACAACACGCCCGCCCTCGCCACGCTGTTCCTCCTCGACCAGCAGCTCAAGTGGCTCAACGGCCAGGGCGGCCTGGACTGGGCGGTGCGCCGCACGGCGACCTCCGCGCGCACCCTGTACGGCTGGGCCGAGGACGTGAAGTTCGCGAGCCCGTTCGTCGCCGACCCGGCCAAGCGCTCGCAGGTCATCGGCACCATCGACTTCACCGACGAGGTCGACGCCGCCGCCGTCGCCAAGGTGCTGCGCGCCAACGGCATCGTCGACACCGAGCCGTACCGCAAGCTGGGCCGCAACCAGCTCCGCGTGGCGATGTTCCCGGCCATCGACCCGGCGGACGTCGAGGCCCTGACGAAGTGCGTCGACTACGTCATCGAGAAGCTGTAA